A window of the Lysinibacillus irui genome harbors these coding sequences:
- a CDS encoding methyl-accepting chemotaxis protein: MFSSIRPKAELEQLLQRGTDLHATGRFHQTLAFNHFNSQDEEHLKTLYQKLKDITPSMNAIFHHYLSEISPTSQLTISEENINKYLTQFFLATRDDDYVDETVKFFNLFRQHQYEPGKLIVVFNQFAFYITTYILHNFGIKPNKAFQYMKSFQAAVNVDQELLVEVLTERIVENVVGEVSSLMDVNAKIMYMKDLVFSLDKQNEEIQSSTAATEQIAASINEVARMSSHISEKTTESVDHATKGKNAIEHALAEIFKTEETFTSIVESFSELQKRVNDIEQVVTLINQIADQTNLLALNASIEAARAGEHGKGFAVVAQEVRKLAENTVSALSEVSTNVHHLKSYSNDVSNSITETTAIIKEATVEAKDSLPLLNAIVHAIEGINVDVTNTAAISQQQAAAIDEVSARMIEISSLQEDIRDYSHNTSSDIHLLGKEINRFRNDIIANNNVQLSSIALLQLSKADHILWKWRIYNMFLGLESVEPNDVSSHRDCRLGKWYTAPRTVERFGHLQDYHDLDGYHLRVHESAKLAAEAHKAGNIEKADVHLKEVDEASKHVLYYINNLIAYLEKERVMH; the protein is encoded by the coding sequence ATGTTTTCAAGTATTCGACCGAAAGCAGAGCTAGAACAGCTACTTCAACGTGGTACAGATTTACATGCAACAGGCCGATTTCATCAAACATTGGCATTTAATCACTTCAATTCACAGGACGAGGAGCATTTAAAAACACTCTACCAAAAGCTAAAAGATATTACCCCTTCTATGAATGCCATTTTTCATCATTATTTAAGCGAGATTTCCCCTACCTCTCAATTAACCATTAGTGAAGAAAATATCAATAAATACTTAACACAGTTTTTCTTAGCAACGCGTGACGATGATTACGTCGATGAAACGGTAAAATTTTTCAATCTATTTCGTCAACATCAATACGAGCCTGGTAAATTAATTGTTGTATTCAATCAATTTGCCTTCTATATCACTACCTATATTTTACATAATTTCGGAATTAAGCCGAATAAAGCTTTTCAATACATGAAATCTTTCCAAGCCGCTGTCAATGTCGATCAAGAATTGCTAGTGGAAGTATTAACAGAACGCATCGTTGAAAACGTAGTAGGCGAAGTATCCTCGTTAATGGATGTCAATGCAAAAATTATGTACATGAAAGATTTAGTGTTTAGCTTAGATAAGCAAAATGAAGAAATTCAATCTTCCACTGCCGCAACAGAACAGATTGCCGCTTCTATTAATGAGGTAGCACGTATGTCTTCCCATATATCTGAGAAAACGACTGAATCGGTTGATCATGCAACGAAAGGAAAAAATGCCATTGAGCATGCCTTAGCGGAAATATTTAAAACGGAAGAAACCTTTACGTCCATTGTCGAATCATTTTCAGAATTGCAAAAACGGGTAAATGATATTGAACAGGTTGTAACATTAATTAATCAAATCGCCGATCAAACAAACCTACTGGCACTCAATGCCTCCATAGAAGCCGCGCGAGCAGGTGAACATGGCAAAGGCTTTGCGGTCGTTGCACAAGAAGTACGAAAGCTTGCGGAAAATACAGTCTCTGCACTTAGTGAAGTATCGACAAACGTACATCATTTAAAGAGTTACTCTAATGATGTGTCCAACTCAATTACCGAAACGACAGCGATTATTAAAGAAGCAACCGTTGAGGCAAAAGATTCGTTACCACTCTTAAATGCTATAGTGCATGCAATTGAGGGTATTAATGTAGATGTAACAAATACAGCAGCCATTTCTCAGCAACAAGCGGCAGCGATTGATGAAGTCTCCGCACGAATGATTGAAATTTCAAGCTTGCAGGAAGATATTCGTGATTATAGTCACAATACATCTAGTGATATTCATCTATTAGGGAAAGAAATTAATCGTTTCCGTAATGATATTATTGCCAACAATAATGTACAGCTTTCCTCTATTGCCCTTCTTCAATTATCGAAAGCAGATCACATTTTATGGAAGTGGCGTATTTATAACATGTTTTTAGGTCTTGAAAGTGTTGAACCAAATGATGTTTCTTCTCATAGAGACTGTCGACTTGGCAAATGGTATACAGCACCTCGTACAGTAGAACGTTTCGGCCATCTTCAGGACTATCATGATTTAGATGGCTACCATTTACGTGTCCATGAATCAGCAAAGCTTGCCGCAGAAGCTCATAAAGCAGGTAATATCGAAAAAGCAGATGTCCACCTCAAAGAAGTGGATGAAGCATCTAAGCATGTTCTCTATTATATTAATAACTTGATTGCCTATTTAGAAAAAGAACGTGTTATGCATTAA
- a CDS encoding DUF1033 family protein — MKISNDSKEWANMYTIIYMKADYEPWWKFEGWEAFIQTEDTFETKELFERALQQKLAQFRSSYDNEVAKEGQYWAFWSEDESFYCEACDDDAQVYHGIIACKIEEK, encoded by the coding sequence ATGAAAATATCTAATGACAGCAAGGAATGGGCAAATATGTATACAATTATTTACATGAAAGCGGACTATGAGCCTTGGTGGAAATTTGAAGGTTGGGAAGCTTTTATTCAAACAGAAGATACATTTGAAACAAAGGAGCTCTTTGAACGAGCTTTACAGCAAAAATTAGCACAATTTCGTTCCTCATATGACAATGAAGTGGCGAAGGAAGGGCAGTACTGGGCGTTTTGGTCTGAGGATGAAAGCTTTTATTGTGAGGCTTGTGATGATGATGCACAAGTATATCATGGGATAATTGCGTGTAAAATAGAAGAGAAGTAA
- a CDS encoding cold-shock protein, with protein sequence MKQGTVKWFNSEKGFGFIEVEGENDVFVHFSAIQGEGFKTLDEGQKVEFEVVDGNRGPQAANVTKL encoded by the coding sequence ATGAAACAAGGTACAGTAAAATGGTTTAACTCAGAAAAAGGTTTTGGATTCATCGAAGTTGAAGGTGAAAACGACGTATTCGTACACTTCTCAGCTATCCAAGGCGAAGGTTTCAAAACTCTTGACGAAGGTCAAAAAGTGGAATTCGAAGTTGTAGATGGCAACCGCGGACCACAAGCTGCTAACGTAACTAAACTTTAA
- a CDS encoding YkvA family protein yields the protein MDNLEKLPDEQEQQDFYQKLRKKLVAFLGSKKGKSNKFTPYLMFVPDLFHLLVKTLTDAGVDKKSRTLIGASIAYFILPLDLMPEGLLGFGGYLDDIVLATFVVNTIINKLGPDVVEKHWTGDDKLLHVLQKVAEVSDEVVSKIPVKSPIAQIVKQESKDK from the coding sequence ATGGATAACTTAGAGAAACTACCGGATGAGCAGGAGCAGCAAGATTTTTATCAGAAGCTACGTAAGAAATTAGTAGCTTTTCTTGGATCGAAAAAGGGAAAAAGTAATAAGTTTACGCCGTATTTAATGTTTGTGCCTGATTTATTTCATTTATTAGTGAAGACATTAACGGATGCAGGGGTTGATAAAAAAAGCCGTACATTGATAGGGGCGTCCATTGCGTATTTTATATTGCCACTGGATTTGATGCCAGAAGGGTTGCTGGGCTTTGGTGGTTATTTAGATGATATTGTCTTAGCGACATTTGTGGTGAATACGATCATTAATAAATTGGGGCCAGATGTGGTGGAAAAGCATTGGACGGGTGATGACAAGCTGTTACATGTGCTGCAAAAAGTGGCGGAAGTCAGTGATGAGGTAGTGAGTAAAATTCCTGTTAAATCGCCCATTGCTCAGATTGTTAAGCAAGAGAGTAAAGATAAATAA
- a CDS encoding S1C family serine protease, translated as MSDIHNATTKEEELTEEEFIELVLEEQQKALAQEREERFHGRKPKKQKPFVRWIVWGIALMLFFNTFALIFQIYSIPAIEFMKVSTRLSAQEDIQTYKKAIVEISTGSSKGTGFAVSSDGLIVTNAHVVEHATTLSVVFPDEGLMEATLIESYPAIDLALIQVQAEQLPYLPLAEDPPFSPDEHVYFIGNPLAFTGIANEGTLLEPIQLEDWQEPVVMLQAPVYRGNSGSPVIDQYGEVIGIIFATMKYEPIGRVGLFVPVQQLHHVLEQHKK; from the coding sequence ATGAGTGATATACATAATGCAACAACGAAAGAAGAAGAATTGACGGAAGAAGAATTTATTGAACTCGTACTTGAGGAGCAGCAAAAAGCATTAGCACAAGAACGAGAAGAACGCTTCCATGGTAGGAAACCCAAGAAACAAAAACCTTTCGTACGCTGGATCGTATGGGGGATCGCTTTGATGCTGTTTTTCAATACTTTTGCGCTAATTTTTCAAATTTACTCCATCCCTGCCATTGAATTTATGAAGGTGTCGACACGACTCTCAGCACAAGAAGATATCCAAACGTATAAAAAGGCTATCGTTGAAATTTCGACAGGCTCGAGTAAAGGGACAGGTTTTGCCGTCTCTTCTGATGGTCTAATTGTCACCAATGCTCACGTAGTAGAACATGCAACGACATTATCTGTTGTATTTCCAGATGAGGGACTGATGGAAGCTACATTAATTGAGAGCTATCCAGCTATCGACTTAGCTTTAATACAAGTGCAAGCTGAGCAACTCCCCTATCTTCCTCTTGCTGAAGATCCACCGTTTTCACCTGATGAACATGTCTATTTTATTGGTAACCCTCTTGCCTTCACGGGTATAGCCAATGAAGGGACATTACTCGAACCAATCCAATTAGAGGATTGGCAAGAACCAGTGGTGATGTTACAAGCACCTGTTTATCGTGGAAATAGTGGTAGCCCAGTAATTGATCAATATGGCGAGGTCATTGGCATTATCTTTGCAACGATGAAATATGAACCTATTGGACGTGTCGGCCTATTTGTACCAGTTCAACAGCTCCATCATGTACTGGAACAACATAAAAAATGA
- a CDS encoding DinB family protein, which produces MYRHVDDFLQEWSNASNGTLNVLQALTDDKLDQSIVEGHSTLGWLGWHLVGSAGYFSYLAGLNVPSIRQEDPVPTTAAEIVAAYEKVANGVSEAVAKLSNEDLLEVVTGFKAPMPKGALLRVLIDHQTHHRGQMTVLLRQAGLPVPGVMGPTKEMQ; this is translated from the coding sequence ATGTATAGACATGTAGATGATTTTTTACAGGAATGGTCGAATGCATCTAATGGAACATTAAATGTGTTACAAGCTTTAACAGATGACAAATTAGATCAAAGTATTGTGGAGGGTCACAGTACACTTGGCTGGTTGGGCTGGCATTTAGTCGGTTCAGCAGGTTATTTTAGTTATCTAGCTGGCTTAAACGTGCCATCGATTCGTCAAGAAGATCCAGTACCAACAACAGCTGCTGAAATCGTAGCTGCTTATGAAAAGGTTGCAAACGGTGTAAGTGAGGCAGTCGCAAAGCTTTCAAATGAGGACTTACTAGAAGTTGTCACTGGTTTTAAAGCTCCAATGCCAAAAGGCGCTCTATTACGAGTATTAATCGATCATCAAACACATCATCGTGGACAAATGACAGTCTTATTGCGTCAAGCAGGTTTACCAGTTCCAGGTGTTATGGGACCAACAAAAGAAATGCAATAA
- a CDS encoding TetR/AcrR family transcriptional regulator yields MTNRKSQIIELTLKNIQEKGFTSFSYDHLAKELGVTKASIHYHFEKKGDLGVAVCERIQHGLEGAYTFIKESSMPAVEKPFAFILRRVQFLEQDGVCPISALQADYQELSPSMQEKIQELSQMEIDVFVVLLKEAKQHGALKSTNEEDLASLAMLLISSTKGALQYKRVLGEDFFQKTLEQLKELLK; encoded by the coding sequence ATGACAAATAGAAAATCACAAATAATTGAATTAACATTAAAGAATATTCAAGAAAAAGGTTTCACATCATTTAGTTATGATCATTTAGCAAAAGAGCTAGGCGTTACAAAGGCAAGTATTCACTATCATTTTGAAAAGAAAGGGGATTTAGGTGTTGCTGTTTGCGAAAGAATTCAGCATGGTTTAGAGGGGGCATATACATTCATTAAAGAATCTTCTATGCCAGCTGTGGAAAAGCCTTTCGCTTTTATTTTGCGACGTGTACAATTTCTTGAGCAAGATGGAGTTTGCCCGATTTCTGCTCTACAGGCAGACTATCAAGAATTATCACCATCTATGCAAGAAAAGATTCAAGAGCTTAGTCAAATGGAAATCGATGTCTTTGTAGTGTTATTGAAAGAGGCAAAACAACATGGTGCACTGAAATCGACAAATGAGGAGGATTTAGCGTCATTGGCTATGCTACTCATTTCCAGTACAAAAGGTGCTTTACAATATAAACGTGTTTTAGGTGAAGATTTCTTTCAGAAAACGCTGGAGCAATTAAAGGAACTATTAAAGTAA